One window of the Sphaerochaeta associata genome contains the following:
- a CDS encoding L-ribulose-5-phosphate 3-epimerase, protein MLGNHLLGLYEKALDPKFNWHERFAKAKQLGFDFLEISIDETDERLTRLDWSLEQIEEFRHAALVSGMTCQSMCLSVHRRFPFGSKDPAVREKAHELLLKAVDFCNHAGVRVIQLAGYDVYYEPSTPQSVMYFRQAMAWAAKVAEQKQVMLAMEIMDTPFLNSISKHMAYEAMINSPWYKVYPDIGNLSAWPENDVDFELERGISSIVGVHLKDTLSVTESFPGKFKCVPFGSGCVDFSKRFAQLERLNYTGPYMMEMWYEDVTFSESEVLRSRLWMEEQFKKGIEMLAASKATLNERSQQ, encoded by the coding sequence GTGTTAGGTAATCATCTGTTGGGGTTGTATGAGAAAGCGCTGGATCCAAAATTCAACTGGCACGAGAGATTTGCAAAAGCAAAACAGCTTGGTTTTGACTTTCTCGAAATAAGCATCGATGAAACCGATGAGAGGCTGACACGGCTTGACTGGAGTCTGGAACAAATTGAAGAGTTCAGGCATGCTGCTCTGGTATCGGGAATGACCTGCCAGTCGATGTGTCTCTCTGTTCACCGAAGGTTTCCCTTCGGTTCCAAAGATCCTGCAGTGCGGGAAAAGGCTCATGAACTTTTGCTGAAAGCGGTTGATTTTTGCAACCATGCAGGGGTCAGAGTCATCCAGCTTGCCGGCTATGACGTGTACTATGAACCTTCTACGCCACAGTCTGTCATGTATTTCCGTCAGGCGATGGCTTGGGCTGCCAAGGTGGCTGAGCAGAAGCAGGTGATGCTTGCAATGGAAATAATGGATACTCCTTTTCTTAACTCCATCTCAAAGCACATGGCCTATGAGGCGATGATTAATTCACCATGGTATAAGGTGTACCCCGATATCGGAAATCTTTCGGCATGGCCGGAGAACGATGTTGATTTTGAATTGGAGCGAGGAATATCGAGCATCGTTGGGGTTCACCTCAAGGATACGCTTTCTGTCACTGAGTCCTTCCCGGGCAAATTCAAGTGCGTTCCGTTCGGATCAGGTTGCGTTGATTTCTCCAAGCGTTTTGCACAACTTGAAAGACTAAATTATACCGGACCTTATATGATGGAGATGTGGTACGAAGATGTTACATTCTCCGAATCCGAGGTTTTACGTTCACGCTTGTGGATGGAAGAACAATTCAAAAAGGGAATAGAAATGCTTGCCGCCTCTAAGGCTACTCTGAATGAAAGGAGTCAACAATGA
- a CDS encoding MBL fold metallo-hydrolase has product MTNGFADTVKGISDHHLHVFFLGQAGFVLRNSKGELLGNDLYLSNACEKNNGHVGFKRLLPRILNAEELSFHYLVCTHQHDDHFDPESIPVMMSNPETLLFCSEGCRELIFKYGIEESRVRYQRVGDEVQAGSYHLHFICCDHGNQAPDAFGLVIEIDGVRILEVGDSSFHSEWAEVYTKYGEIDLMFAPINGEFGNLTGEECAALAQLVKPKLLVPCHFGMCASHGGDAKAFFEIMKRYPMQDWTFLSLGEELVYKDIRQNCHS; this is encoded by the coding sequence ATGACGAATGGTTTTGCAGATACGGTAAAGGGAATTAGCGATCACCATCTTCATGTTTTCTTCCTTGGCCAGGCAGGATTTGTCCTTAGGAATTCGAAGGGAGAGCTTTTGGGTAATGATCTGTATCTGTCCAATGCCTGCGAGAAGAACAATGGACATGTTGGATTCAAGCGGTTGCTTCCCAGGATTCTAAATGCTGAGGAGTTGTCTTTTCACTATTTGGTCTGTACCCATCAACATGATGATCACTTTGACCCTGAGTCGATTCCGGTTATGATGAGTAATCCTGAGACGTTGCTTTTCTGTTCAGAAGGTTGCAGGGAACTCATTTTTAAGTATGGCATCGAGGAAAGTCGTGTACGCTATCAGCGTGTCGGAGATGAGGTGCAGGCAGGCTCTTACCATCTGCATTTCATTTGTTGTGACCATGGCAATCAGGCTCCCGATGCCTTTGGCCTTGTCATTGAGATCGATGGCGTTCGGATTCTTGAAGTGGGTGATTCCTCGTTTCATTCCGAATGGGCAGAAGTCTATACCAAATATGGGGAGATTGACCTCATGTTTGCCCCGATCAATGGTGAGTTTGGGAACCTTACTGGTGAAGAGTGTGCCGCCTTGGCTCAGCTTGTGAAGCCAAAGCTCCTGGTTCCTTGTCATTTCGGTATGTGTGCTTCTCATGGGGGGGATGCCAAGGCGTTCTTCGAGATCATGAAGAGGTATCCAATGCAGGATTGGACTTTCTTGTCTCTTGGGGAAGAGCTGGTTTATAAGGACATTCGACAAAATTGCCATTCTTGA
- a CDS encoding FGGY-family carbohydrate kinase, whose product MKYYLGLDNGGTTTKAALFDAEGNEVGICSKATAMIAVRPGYTERDMEEMWEANCSVIKGVLEETGISADDVAGVGICGHGKGLYLWGKDDRPVRYGIISTDNRAYEYPKKWAQDGTEQKVFALSCQHIMACQPVALLAWLKDNEPESYTNIKYVFECKDYVRFRLTGEAKAEYTDYSGANFLNLHTRTYDDELLKLFGISEVHDALPPLCTATEIAGYVTEQAAEKCGLNAGTPVIGGMFDIDACALGTGITNEDNLCMIAGTWSINEYIRKEPVLDGSVAMNSLFALPEYFLIEESSPTSAGNNAWYINQLLPELRRDLAARGGNIYKELDSWIDEIGPDEFVPVFLPFLMASNVHPNAKGSFIGITMNHSRKHLLRSVFEGICFCHKMHTERLLKSRITDVKVIRLAGGAAHSRQWTQMFADVMQIPFETVKANETGALGCAIGVAAAVGDYASLDEAVGRMCKISARVMPNPDFKEMYEKKYNLYKRVIDSLDGVWDEMQQLAEK is encoded by the coding sequence ATGAAGTATTATCTCGGGCTTGATAATGGCGGAACTACGACAAAAGCAGCGCTGTTTGATGCTGAGGGAAATGAGGTTGGTATTTGCAGTAAAGCCACTGCCATGATTGCCGTCCGTCCAGGGTACACAGAGCGCGATATGGAAGAGATGTGGGAAGCCAACTGTTCAGTAATCAAGGGGGTTCTTGAGGAGACTGGCATCTCGGCCGACGATGTTGCCGGCGTAGGAATCTGCGGTCATGGAAAGGGTCTATATCTATGGGGAAAGGATGACCGTCCTGTTCGCTACGGTATCATTTCCACCGACAACCGCGCATATGAATACCCAAAGAAATGGGCTCAGGATGGTACAGAGCAGAAGGTGTTTGCGCTCTCCTGCCAACATATCATGGCCTGCCAGCCGGTTGCTTTGTTGGCTTGGCTGAAGGATAACGAACCCGAGTCTTATACGAATATCAAGTATGTGTTTGAGTGCAAGGACTATGTGAGATTCAGGCTTACCGGTGAGGCAAAGGCGGAGTATACCGACTATTCAGGTGCAAACTTCCTCAACCTGCACACTCGTACCTATGATGATGAGCTCTTGAAGCTGTTCGGTATCAGCGAGGTACATGATGCTTTGCCCCCGTTGTGTACAGCAACCGAGATTGCAGGCTATGTGACCGAACAGGCTGCTGAAAAGTGCGGCCTCAATGCAGGAACTCCGGTAATCGGCGGCATGTTCGACATCGATGCCTGTGCTTTGGGTACCGGTATCACTAACGAGGACAACCTGTGTATGATCGCAGGGACCTGGTCGATCAATGAGTATATCAGGAAGGAGCCGGTACTGGATGGCTCTGTTGCAATGAACTCGCTGTTCGCACTGCCTGAGTATTTCCTCATAGAGGAGTCGAGTCCTACCTCCGCCGGCAACAATGCCTGGTACATCAACCAGTTGCTGCCGGAGCTCAGAAGGGATTTGGCAGCCCGGGGTGGTAACATTTATAAGGAACTCGACAGTTGGATTGATGAGATTGGCCCCGATGAATTTGTCCCTGTTTTTCTTCCTTTTCTAATGGCCAGCAATGTGCATCCGAATGCAAAAGGGTCATTCATCGGCATTACTATGAACCACTCCCGCAAGCATCTTCTCCGCAGTGTGTTTGAAGGTATTTGCTTCTGTCATAAAATGCATACCGAGAGGCTGCTTAAGAGCAGGATAACTGATGTGAAAGTCATCAGGCTTGCCGGTGGGGCGGCTCACAGCAGACAGTGGACTCAGATGTTTGCCGATGTAATGCAGATTCCTTTTGAGACTGTTAAAGCGAATGAAACAGGAGCATTAGGATGTGCAATCGGAGTAGCTGCAGCTGTAGGCGATTATGCCTCCCTTGATGAAGCAGTTGGCAGAATGTGTAAAATTTCAGCAAGAGTCATGCCGAATCCAGATTTCAAAGAAATGTATGAGAAAAAGTATAATCTTTATAAGAGAGTCATCGATAGCCTCGATGGTGTCTGGGATGAGATGCAGCAGCTCGCGGAGAAGTAA